One region of Gorilla gorilla gorilla isolate KB3781 chromosome 13, NHGRI_mGorGor1-v2.1_pri, whole genome shotgun sequence genomic DNA includes:
- the LOC101139713 gene encoding interferon alpha-14, whose product MALPFALMMALVVLSCKSSCSLGCNLSQTHSLNNRRTLMLMAQMRRISPFSCLKDRHDFEFPQEEFDGNQFQKAQAISVLHEMIQQTFNLFSTKNSSAAWDETLLEKFYIELFQQMNDLEACVIQEVGVEETPLMNEDSILAVKKYFQRITLYLMEKKYSPCAWEVVRAEIMRSLSFSTNLQKRLRRKD is encoded by the coding sequence ATGGCATTGCCCTTTGCTTTAATGATGGCCCTGGTGGTGCTCAGCTGCAAGTCAAGCTGCTCTCTGGGCTGTAATCTGTCTCAAACCCACAGCCTGAATAACAGGAGGACTTTGATGCTCATGGCACAAATGAGGAGaatctctcctttctcctgcctgaagGACAGACATGATTTTGAATTTCCCCAGGAGGAATTTGATGGCAACCAGTTCCAGAAGGCTCAAGCCATCTCTGTCCTCCATGAGATGATCCAGCAGACCTTCAATCTCTTCAGCACAAAGAACTCATCTGCTGCTTGGGATGAGACCCTCCTAGAAAAATTCTACATTGAACTTTTCCAGCAAATGAATGACCTGGAAGCCTGCGTGATACAGGAGGTTGGGGTGGAAGAGACTCCCCTGATGAATGAGGACTCCATcctggctgtgaagaaatacttcCAAAGAATCACTCTTTATCTGATGGAGAAGAAATACAGcccttgtgcctgggaggttgtCAGAGCAGAAATCATGAGGTCCCTCTCTTTTTCAACAAACTTGCAAAAAAGATTAAGGAGGAAGGATTGA